In the Streptomyces cinnamoneus genome, GTTCTTCCGGATCTTCCCGCTGATGTGGGCGAGCACTGTGTGCCCGTTCTGGAGCTCCACCTTGAAGGTCGCATTGCGCAGGCACTCGACGACGGTGCCCTCGACTTCCACGCCCCCCGATGTTTTCGTCATGGTCTCTCACTTCTTTCGTTCTCGACGGTGTCGTCGGCAGAGATGAATACGGTGCGTGGCCGGGCGCGGTGCCGACTGATGGCCAGCGCACGCAGCCGACCACTGATAACTGCGAGCCGGTGACCGCCCGTT is a window encoding:
- the infA gene encoding translation initiation factor IF-1 yields the protein MTKTSGGVEVEGTVVECLRNATFKVELQNGHTVLAHISGKIRKNYIKILPYDRVLVELSPYDLTRGRIRYRYRA